From Camelus bactrianus isolate YW-2024 breed Bactrian camel chromosome 16, ASM4877302v1, whole genome shotgun sequence, the proteins below share one genomic window:
- the RAB5C gene encoding ras-related protein Rab-5C, with translation MAGRGGAARPNGPAAGNKICQFKLVLLGESAVGKSSLVLRFVKGQFHEYQESTIGAAFLTQTVCLDDTTVKFEIWDTAGQERYHSLAPMYYRGAQAAIVVYDITNTDTFARAKNWVKELQRQASPNIVIALAGNKADLASKRAVEFQEAQAYAEDNSLLFMETSAKTAMNVNEIFMAIAKKLPKNEPQNAAGAPGRNRGVDLQENNPASRSQCCSN, from the exons ATGGCGGGTCGGGGAGGTGCAGCGCGACCCAATGGACCAGCTGCTGGGAACAAGATCTGTCAGTTTAAGCTGGTCCTGCTGGGGGAGTCTGCGGTGGGCAAATCCAGCCTTGTCCTCCGCTTTGTCAAGGGACAGTTCCACGAGTACCAGGAGAGCACAATTGGAG CGGCCTTCCTCACACAGACCGTCTGCTTGGACGACACAACAGTCAAGTTTGAGATCTGGGACACAGCTGGACAGGAGCGGTATCACAGCCTGGCCCCCATGTACTATCGGGGGGCCCAGGCCGCCATCGTGGTCTATGACATCACCAACACA GATACGTTTGCACGGGCCAAGAACTGGGTGAAGGAGTTACAGAGGCAGGCCAGCCCCAACATTGTCATCGCACTCGCGGGCAACAAGGCGGACCTGGCCAGCAAGAGAGCCGTGGAGTTCCAG GAAGCACAAGCCTATGCAGAGGACAACAGTTTGCTGTTCATGGAGACATCAGCAAAGACTGCAATGAACGTGAATGAAATTTTCATGGCAATAG CTAAGAAGCTTCCCAAGAACGAGCCCCAGAATGCAGCTGGTGCTCCGGGCCGGAACCGAGGCGTGGACCTCCAGGAGAACAACCCAGCCAGCCGGAGCCAGTGCTGCAGCAACTGA
- the KAT2A gene encoding histone acetyltransferase KAT2A isoform X1: MAEPSQSSTPAPAAQPRPLQSPAPAPTPTPALSPASAPTPAPTPAPVPAPAAAPAGSTGTGGPGVGSGGTGSGGDPARPGLSQQQRASQRKAQVRGLPRAKKLEKLGVFSACKANETCKCNGWKNPKPPTAPRMDLQQPAANLSELCRSCEHPLADHVSHLENVSEDEINRLLGMVVDVENLFMSVHKEEDTDTKQVYFYLFKLLRKCILQMTRPVVEGSLGSPPFEKPNIEQGVLNFVQYKFSHLAPRERQTMFELSKMFLLCLNYWKLETPAQFRQRSQAEDVATYKVNYTRWLCYCHVPQSCDSLPRYETTHVFGRSLLRSIFTVTRRQLLEKFRVEKDKLVPEKRTLILTHFPKFLSMLEEEIYGANSPIWESGFTMPPSEGTQLVPRPATVNAAVVPSAPIFSPTIGGSSNSSLSLDSGGAEPMPAGEKRKLPENLTLEDAKRLRVMGDIPMELVNEVMLTITDPAAMLGPETSLLSANAARDETARLEERRGIIEFHVIGNSLTPKANRRVLLWLVGLQNVFSHQLPRMPKEYIARLVFDPKHKTLALIKDGRVIGGICFRMFPTQGFTEIVFCAVTSNEQVKGYGTHLMNHLKEYHIKHNILYFLTYADEYAIGYFKKQGFSKDIKVPKSRYLGYIKDYEGATLMECELNPRIPYTELSHIIKKQKEIIKKLIERKQAQIRKVYPGLSCFKEGVRQIPVESVPGIRETGWKPLGKDKGKELKDPDQLYTTLKNLLAQIKSHPSAWPFMEPVKKSEAPDYYEVIRFPIDLKTMTERLRSRYYVTRKLFVADLQRVIANCREYNPPDSEYCRCASALEKFFYFKLKEGGLIDK; the protein is encoded by the exons ATGGCGGAACCTTCCCAGTCCTCGACCCCGGCCCCGGCCGCGCAGCCCCGACCCCTTcagtccccagcccctgccccaactCCGACTCCTGCCCTCAGTCCGGCTTCAGCCCCGACTCCAGCTCCCACTCCGGCACCAGTCCCCgccccagctgcagccccagCCGGGAGCACAGGGACGGGGGGGCCCGGGGTAGGAAGTGGGGGTACCGGGAGCGGGGGTGATCCGGCTCGACCTGGTCTGAGCCAGCAGCAGCGCGCCAGCCAGAGGAAGGCGCAAGTCCGGGGGCTGCCGCGCGCCAAGAAGCTTGAGAAGCTAGGGGTCTTCTCGGCTTGCaag GCCAATGAAACCTGCAAATGTAATGGCTGGAAGAACCCCAAGCCTCCCACTGCACCCCGCATGGACCTGCAGCAGCCTGCTGCCAACTTAAGCGAGCTGTGCCGCAGCTGTGAGCACCCCTTGG CTGATCACGTGTCCCACCTGGAGAACGTGTCAGAGGATGAGATTAACCGGCTGCTGGGGATGGTGGTGGACGTGGAGAATCTGTTTATGTCTGTTCACAAGGAAGAGGATACAGACACCAAGCAGGTCTATTTCTACCTCTTCAAG CTCCTGCGGAAATGCATCCTGCAGATGACCCGGCCCGTGGtggaggggtccctgggcagcCCCCCATTTGAGAAACCTAATATTGAACAG GGTGTGCTGAATTTTGTGCAGTACAAGTTTAGTCACCTGGCTCCCCGTGAGCGGCAGACAATGTTTGAGCTCTCAAAGATGTTCCTGCTCTGCCTTAACTACTGGAAGCTTGAGACACCTGCTCAATTTCGGCAGAGGTCTCAGGCGGAGGATGTGGCCACTTATAAGGTCAATTACACCAG ATGGCTCTGTTACTGCCACGTGCCCCAGAGCTGCGATAGCCTCCCCAGGTACGAGACCACTCACGTCTTTGGGCGGAGCCTTCTCCGCTCCATCTTCACCGTTACCCGGCGACAACTACTGGAGAAGTTCCGGGTGGAGAAGGACAAGCTAGTGCCCGAGAAGAGGACCCTCATTCTCACCCACTTCCCCAA ATTCCTGTCTATGTTGGAGGAGGAGATCTACGGGGCAAACTCTCCAATCTGGGAGTCAGGCTTCACCATGCCTCCCTCAGAAGGGACCCAGCTGGTGCCCCGGCCAG CTACTGTCAATGCCGCGGTTGTCCCCAGCGCCCCCATCTTCAGCCCCACCATAGGTGGGAGCAGCAACAGCTCCTTGAGCCTGGATTCTGGAGGGGCTGAGCCCATGCCAG CAGGCGAGAAGAGGAAGCTCCCAGAGAACCTGACCCTGGAGGATGCCAAGCGGCTCCGAGTGATGGGCGACATCCCCATGGAGCTAGTCAACGAGGTCATGCTCACCATCACTGACCCCGCTGCCATGCTGGGGCCTGAG ACAAGCCTGCTGTCGGCCAACGCAGCCCGGGATGAGACCGCCCGCCTGGAGGAGCGCCGCGGCATCATCGAGTTCCACGTCATCGGCAACTCACTCACACCCAAGGCCAACCGGCGGGTGTTGCTTTGGCTCGTGGGGCTACAGAATGTCTTCTCCCACCAGCTGCCACGCATGCCCAAGGAGTATATCGCCCGCCTTGTCTTTGACCC GAAGCACAAGACTCTGGCTTTGATCAAGGATGGGCGGGTCATTGGTGGGATCTGCTTCCGCATGTTTCCCACCCAGGGCTTCACGGAGATTGTCTTCTGTGCTGTCACCTCAAACGAGCAGGTCAAG ggcTATGGGACTCACCTGATGAACCACCTGAAGGAGTATCACATCAAACACAACATCCTCTACTTCCTCACTTACGCTGATGAGTACGCCATTGGCTACTTCAAAAAACAG GGCTTCTCCAAGGACATCAAGGTGCCCAAGAGCCGCTACCTGGGCTACATTAAGGACTATGAGGGCGCGACACTGATGGAGTGTGAGCTGAATCCTCGGATCCCCTACACAGAGCTGTCCCACATCATTAAGAAGCAGAAGGAG atCATCAAGAAGCTGATTGAGCGCAAACAGGCCCAGATCCGAAAGGTCTACCCTGGGCTCAGCTGCTTCAAGGAGGGTGTGAGGCAGATCCCTGTGGAGAGCGTCCCCGGCATCC GAGAGACGGGCTGGAAGCCGCTGGGGAAGGACAAGGG GAAGGAGCTGAAGGACCCGGACCAGCTCTACACGACCCTCAAAAACCTGCTGGCCCAGATCAAG TCCCACCCCAGTGCCTGGCCCTTCATGGAGCCAGTGAAGAAGTCGGAGGCCCCAGACTACTACGAGGTCATCCGCTTCCCCATCG ACCTGAAGACCATGACCGAGAGGCTGCGCAGCCGCTACTATGTGACCCGGAAGCTCTTTGTGGCCGACCTGCAGCGGGTCATTGCCAACTGCCGCGAGTACAACCCCCCAGACAGCGAGTACTGCCGCTGCGCCAGCGCCCTGGAGAAATTCTTCTACTTTAAGCTCAAGGAGGGCGGGCTCATTGACAAGTAG
- the DHX58 gene encoding ATP-dependent RNA helicase DHX58 isoform X1, producing the protein MELRSYQWEVIMPALEGKNIIIWLPTGAGKTRAAAYVAKRHLETVDGAKVVVLVNRVHLVSQHCEEFRRMLDQRWTITTLSGDMGLRAGFGHLARSHDLLICTAELLQQALTSPEEEEHVELDAFSLLVVDECHHTHKDSVYNIILNRYLEHKLQRTRPLPQVLGLTASPGTGGASTLDGAIHHVLQLCANLDTWRIMSPQHYRPQLQEHSCQPCKQYDLCHRRTQDPFGDMLKELMGHIHDHLEMPELRRDFGTQTYEQQVVEKSQTAAEAGLQEQRVYMLHLRRYNDALLIHDTVRAVDALATLRDFYDRERATKTQILHAERWLLALFDDHKNQLTRLAVRGPENPKLEALEQILQKQFRSPDSPRGIIFTRTRQSAHSLLLWLQQQPGLQTVDIRAQLLIGAGNNSQSTQMTQMTQRDQLDVIHKFRTGTLNLLVATSVAEEGLDIPRCNVVVRYGLLTNEISMVQARGRARASQSVYSFVAAQGSRELRRELTNEALETLMERAVAAIQEMDQAEYEAKIRDLQRAALVKRAAQAVQRESRRRKFLAEHVQLLCINCMVVVGYGSDLRKVEGAHHVNVNPNFSIYYNISQKPVVINRVFKDWRPGGTISCRNCGENWGLQMIYKSVKLPVLKVRSMLLETPQGRVQVKKWSLVPFSVPEFDYVQHCAKKLGDLSLD; encoded by the exons ATGGAGTTGCGATCCTACCAGTGGGAGGTGATCATGCCTGCCCTGGAGGGCAAGAATATCATCATATGGCTGCCCACGGGTGCTGGGAAGACCAGGGCAGCTGCTTATGTGGCCAAGAGGCATCTAGAGACTGTGGATGGAGCCAAGGTGGTTGTACTCGTCAACAGG GTGCATCTGGTGAGCCAGCACTGTGAGGAGTTCAGACGCATGCTGGACCAACGTTGGACCATTACGACCCTGAGCGGGGATATGGGGCTACGAGCCGGCTTTGGCCACCTGGCCCGGAGCCATGACCTGCTCATCTGCACAGCTGAGCTGCTGCAGCAGGCACTGACcagcccagaggaggaggagcatGTGGAGCTGGACG ccttctctctgctcgTGGTAGATGAGTGTCACCACACGCACAAAGACTCCGTCTACAACATCATCCTGAACCGGTATCTGGAGCATAAACTCCAGAGGACACGGCCCCTGCCACAGGTGCTGGGCCTCACAGCCTCCCCAGGCACTGGCGGGGCCTCCACGCTTGATGGGGCCATTCACCACGTTCTGCAG CTTTGTGCCAACCTGGACACATGGCGCATCATGTCACCCCAGCACTACCGCCCCCAGCTGCAGGAGCACAGCTGCCAGCCCTGCAAACAGTACGACCTCTGCCACAGGCGCACCCAG GACCCATTTGGGGACATGCTGAAGGAGCTCATGGGCCATATCCACGACCATCTGGAGATGCCTGAGTTGAGACGAGACTTCGGGACTCAGACGTACGAGCAGCAAGTGGTGGAGAAGAGCCAGACTG CGGCTGAGGCGGGACTCCAGGAGCAGCGAGTATACATGCTTCACCTGCGTCGCTATAACGACGCGCTGCTCATCCACGACACAGTCCGCGCGGTGGATGCACTGGCCACGCTGCGAGATTTCTACGACAGGGAGCGCGCCACTAAGACCCAGATCCTGCATGCCGAGCGCTGGCTGCTGGCGCTGTTTGATG ACCACAAGAATCAGCTGACCCGCCTGGCAGTTCGTGGCCCAGAAAACCCGAAACTGGAGGCGCTGGAACAGATCCTGCAGAAGCAATTCAGGAGCCCTGACAGCCCTCGGGGCATCATCTTCACCCGAACCCGCCAGAGCGCTCACTCCCTCCTGCTCTGGCTCCAGCAGCAGCCGGGCCTGCAGACAGTGGACATCAGGGCCCAGCTGTTGATTGGGGCTGGGAACAACAGCCAGAGCACTCAGATGACCCAGATGACCCAG AGGGACCAGCTGGACGTGATCCACAAGTTTCGGACTGGTACCCTGAACCTTCTGGTGGCCACAAGTGTGGCAGAGGAGGGACTGGACATCCCCCGGTGCAATGTGGTGGTGCGCTATGGGCTCCTGACCAATGAGATCTCCATGGTCCAG GCAAGGGGCCGTGCCCGGGCCAGCCAAAGTGTATACTCATTTGTGGCAGCCCAAGGCAGTCGGGAGCTGCGGCGGGAGCTGACCAACGAGGCGCTGGAGACTCTGATGGAACGGGCAGTGGCTGCCATTCAGGAGATGGACCAGGCCGAGTACGAGGCCAAG ATCCGGGATCTGCAGCGGGCAGCCTTGGTCAAGCGGGCAGCCCAGGCAGTCCAGCGGGAGAGTCGGCGGCGGAAGTTCCTGGCGGAGCACGTGCAGCTCCTCTGCATCAACTGCATGGTGGTCGTGGGCTATGGGAGTGACCTGCGAAAAGTGGAGGGTGCCCACCATGTCAACGTGAACCCCAACTTCTC GATCTACTACAACATCTCCCAGAAGCCTGTGGTCATCAACAGAGTTTTCAAAGACTGGAGGCCTGGGGGTACCATTAGCTGCAGGAACTGTGGGGAG AACTGGGGTCTGCAGATGATCTACAAGTCAGTGAAGCTGCCAGTCCTCAAAGTCCGTAGCATGCTGCTGGAGACACCACAAGGGCGGGTCCAGGTCAAGAAATGGTCCCTTGTGCCCTTCTCCGTGCCTGAATTCGACTACGTGCAGCACTGTGCAAAGAAGCTGGGGGACCTCTCCCTGGACTGA
- the HSPB9 gene encoding heat shock protein beta-9 encodes MQRVGSSLPNGSQVASRCPSAAFAEQNHVATLPVQQLTDDVAAVRDNVHAEDGFQMKVYAHGFTPEELVVQVDGGCLMVTGQRQLEGCRPDGSSFRVAQKVHQQMPLPPNLDPAAMTCCLTPSGQLCVRGQCRELPSPEAQTGPASRLRSRGSKKGSNLA; translated from the coding sequence ATGCAGCGGGTCGGTAGCAGTCTCCCCAACGGGAGCCAGGTGGCATCTCGATGTCCCAGCGCAGCCTTCGCTGAACAGAACCATGTGGCCACTCTACCGGTACAGCAGCTCACGGATGATGTGGCAGCTGTGCGGGACAACGTCCATGCGGAGGATGGTTTCCAGATGAAGGTGTATGCCCACGGCTTCACCCCTGAGGAGCTGGTCGTTCAAGTGGACGGTGGATGCCTGATGGTGACCGGCCAGCGGCAGCTGGAGGGTTGCAGACCGGATGGGAGCAGCTTCCGCGTGGCGCAGAAGGTGCACCAGCAAATGCCGCTACCGCCAAACCTGGATCCCGCCGCCATGACCTGCTGCCTGACCCCCTCCGGCCAACTGTGCGTCCGTGGCCAGTGCCGGGAGCTGCCTTCCCCTGAAGCCCAAACAGGACCGGCCTCGAGACTGAGGAGCCGCGGCTCTAAGAAGGGTTCCAACCTAGCCTGA
- the DHX58 gene encoding ATP-dependent RNA helicase DHX58 isoform X2, producing the protein MELRSYQWEVIMPALEGKNIIIWLPTGAGKTRAAAYVAKRHLETVDGAKVVVLVNRVHLVSQHCEEFRRMLDQRWTITTLSGDMGLRAGFGHLARSHDLLICTAELLQQALTSPEEEEHVELDAFSLLVVDECHHTHKDSVYNIILNRYLEHKLQRTRPLPQVLGLTASPGTGGASTLDGAIHHVLQDPFGDMLKELMGHIHDHLEMPELRRDFGTQTYEQQVVEKSQTAAEAGLQEQRVYMLHLRRYNDALLIHDTVRAVDALATLRDFYDRERATKTQILHAERWLLALFDDHKNQLTRLAVRGPENPKLEALEQILQKQFRSPDSPRGIIFTRTRQSAHSLLLWLQQQPGLQTVDIRAQLLIGAGNNSQSTQMTQMTQRDQLDVIHKFRTGTLNLLVATSVAEEGLDIPRCNVVVRYGLLTNEISMVQARGRARASQSVYSFVAAQGSRELRRELTNEALETLMERAVAAIQEMDQAEYEAKIRDLQRAALVKRAAQAVQRESRRRKFLAEHVQLLCINCMVVVGYGSDLRKVEGAHHVNVNPNFSIYYNISQKPVVINRVFKDWRPGGTISCRNCGENWGLQMIYKSVKLPVLKVRSMLLETPQGRVQVKKWSLVPFSVPEFDYVQHCAKKLGDLSLD; encoded by the exons ATGGAGTTGCGATCCTACCAGTGGGAGGTGATCATGCCTGCCCTGGAGGGCAAGAATATCATCATATGGCTGCCCACGGGTGCTGGGAAGACCAGGGCAGCTGCTTATGTGGCCAAGAGGCATCTAGAGACTGTGGATGGAGCCAAGGTGGTTGTACTCGTCAACAGG GTGCATCTGGTGAGCCAGCACTGTGAGGAGTTCAGACGCATGCTGGACCAACGTTGGACCATTACGACCCTGAGCGGGGATATGGGGCTACGAGCCGGCTTTGGCCACCTGGCCCGGAGCCATGACCTGCTCATCTGCACAGCTGAGCTGCTGCAGCAGGCACTGACcagcccagaggaggaggagcatGTGGAGCTGGACG ccttctctctgctcgTGGTAGATGAGTGTCACCACACGCACAAAGACTCCGTCTACAACATCATCCTGAACCGGTATCTGGAGCATAAACTCCAGAGGACACGGCCCCTGCCACAGGTGCTGGGCCTCACAGCCTCCCCAGGCACTGGCGGGGCCTCCACGCTTGATGGGGCCATTCACCACGTTCTGCAG GACCCATTTGGGGACATGCTGAAGGAGCTCATGGGCCATATCCACGACCATCTGGAGATGCCTGAGTTGAGACGAGACTTCGGGACTCAGACGTACGAGCAGCAAGTGGTGGAGAAGAGCCAGACTG CGGCTGAGGCGGGACTCCAGGAGCAGCGAGTATACATGCTTCACCTGCGTCGCTATAACGACGCGCTGCTCATCCACGACACAGTCCGCGCGGTGGATGCACTGGCCACGCTGCGAGATTTCTACGACAGGGAGCGCGCCACTAAGACCCAGATCCTGCATGCCGAGCGCTGGCTGCTGGCGCTGTTTGATG ACCACAAGAATCAGCTGACCCGCCTGGCAGTTCGTGGCCCAGAAAACCCGAAACTGGAGGCGCTGGAACAGATCCTGCAGAAGCAATTCAGGAGCCCTGACAGCCCTCGGGGCATCATCTTCACCCGAACCCGCCAGAGCGCTCACTCCCTCCTGCTCTGGCTCCAGCAGCAGCCGGGCCTGCAGACAGTGGACATCAGGGCCCAGCTGTTGATTGGGGCTGGGAACAACAGCCAGAGCACTCAGATGACCCAGATGACCCAG AGGGACCAGCTGGACGTGATCCACAAGTTTCGGACTGGTACCCTGAACCTTCTGGTGGCCACAAGTGTGGCAGAGGAGGGACTGGACATCCCCCGGTGCAATGTGGTGGTGCGCTATGGGCTCCTGACCAATGAGATCTCCATGGTCCAG GCAAGGGGCCGTGCCCGGGCCAGCCAAAGTGTATACTCATTTGTGGCAGCCCAAGGCAGTCGGGAGCTGCGGCGGGAGCTGACCAACGAGGCGCTGGAGACTCTGATGGAACGGGCAGTGGCTGCCATTCAGGAGATGGACCAGGCCGAGTACGAGGCCAAG ATCCGGGATCTGCAGCGGGCAGCCTTGGTCAAGCGGGCAGCCCAGGCAGTCCAGCGGGAGAGTCGGCGGCGGAAGTTCCTGGCGGAGCACGTGCAGCTCCTCTGCATCAACTGCATGGTGGTCGTGGGCTATGGGAGTGACCTGCGAAAAGTGGAGGGTGCCCACCATGTCAACGTGAACCCCAACTTCTC GATCTACTACAACATCTCCCAGAAGCCTGTGGTCATCAACAGAGTTTTCAAAGACTGGAGGCCTGGGGGTACCATTAGCTGCAGGAACTGTGGGGAG AACTGGGGTCTGCAGATGATCTACAAGTCAGTGAAGCTGCCAGTCCTCAAAGTCCGTAGCATGCTGCTGGAGACACCACAAGGGCGGGTCCAGGTCAAGAAATGGTCCCTTGTGCCCTTCTCCGTGCCTGAATTCGACTACGTGCAGCACTGTGCAAAGAAGCTGGGGGACCTCTCCCTGGACTGA
- the KAT2A gene encoding histone acetyltransferase KAT2A isoform X2, with translation MAEPSQSSTPAPAAQPRPLQSPAPAPTPTPALSPASAPTPAPTPAPVPAPAAAPAGSTGTGGPGVGSGGTGSGGDPARPGLSQQQRASQRKAQVRGLPRAKKLEKLGVFSACKANETCKCNGWKNPKPPTAPRMDLQQPAANLSELCRSCEHPLADHVSHLENVSEDEINRLLGMVVDVENLFMSVHKEEDTDTKQVYFYLFKLLRKCILQMTRPVVEGSLGSPPFEKPNIEQGVLNFVQYKFSHLAPRERQTMFELSKMFLLCLNYWKLETPAQFRQRSQAEDVATYKVNYTRWLCYCHVPQSCDSLPRYETTHVFGRSLLRSIFTVTRRQLLEKFRVEKDKLVPEKRTLILTHFPKFLSMLEEEIYGANSPIWESGFTMPPSEGTQLVPRPATVNAAVVPSAPIFSPTIGGSSNSSLSLDSGGAEPMPGEKRKLPENLTLEDAKRLRVMGDIPMELVNEVMLTITDPAAMLGPETSLLSANAARDETARLEERRGIIEFHVIGNSLTPKANRRVLLWLVGLQNVFSHQLPRMPKEYIARLVFDPKHKTLALIKDGRVIGGICFRMFPTQGFTEIVFCAVTSNEQVKGYGTHLMNHLKEYHIKHNILYFLTYADEYAIGYFKKQGFSKDIKVPKSRYLGYIKDYEGATLMECELNPRIPYTELSHIIKKQKEIIKKLIERKQAQIRKVYPGLSCFKEGVRQIPVESVPGIRETGWKPLGKDKGKELKDPDQLYTTLKNLLAQIKSHPSAWPFMEPVKKSEAPDYYEVIRFPIDLKTMTERLRSRYYVTRKLFVADLQRVIANCREYNPPDSEYCRCASALEKFFYFKLKEGGLIDK, from the exons ATGGCGGAACCTTCCCAGTCCTCGACCCCGGCCCCGGCCGCGCAGCCCCGACCCCTTcagtccccagcccctgccccaactCCGACTCCTGCCCTCAGTCCGGCTTCAGCCCCGACTCCAGCTCCCACTCCGGCACCAGTCCCCgccccagctgcagccccagCCGGGAGCACAGGGACGGGGGGGCCCGGGGTAGGAAGTGGGGGTACCGGGAGCGGGGGTGATCCGGCTCGACCTGGTCTGAGCCAGCAGCAGCGCGCCAGCCAGAGGAAGGCGCAAGTCCGGGGGCTGCCGCGCGCCAAGAAGCTTGAGAAGCTAGGGGTCTTCTCGGCTTGCaag GCCAATGAAACCTGCAAATGTAATGGCTGGAAGAACCCCAAGCCTCCCACTGCACCCCGCATGGACCTGCAGCAGCCTGCTGCCAACTTAAGCGAGCTGTGCCGCAGCTGTGAGCACCCCTTGG CTGATCACGTGTCCCACCTGGAGAACGTGTCAGAGGATGAGATTAACCGGCTGCTGGGGATGGTGGTGGACGTGGAGAATCTGTTTATGTCTGTTCACAAGGAAGAGGATACAGACACCAAGCAGGTCTATTTCTACCTCTTCAAG CTCCTGCGGAAATGCATCCTGCAGATGACCCGGCCCGTGGtggaggggtccctgggcagcCCCCCATTTGAGAAACCTAATATTGAACAG GGTGTGCTGAATTTTGTGCAGTACAAGTTTAGTCACCTGGCTCCCCGTGAGCGGCAGACAATGTTTGAGCTCTCAAAGATGTTCCTGCTCTGCCTTAACTACTGGAAGCTTGAGACACCTGCTCAATTTCGGCAGAGGTCTCAGGCGGAGGATGTGGCCACTTATAAGGTCAATTACACCAG ATGGCTCTGTTACTGCCACGTGCCCCAGAGCTGCGATAGCCTCCCCAGGTACGAGACCACTCACGTCTTTGGGCGGAGCCTTCTCCGCTCCATCTTCACCGTTACCCGGCGACAACTACTGGAGAAGTTCCGGGTGGAGAAGGACAAGCTAGTGCCCGAGAAGAGGACCCTCATTCTCACCCACTTCCCCAA ATTCCTGTCTATGTTGGAGGAGGAGATCTACGGGGCAAACTCTCCAATCTGGGAGTCAGGCTTCACCATGCCTCCCTCAGAAGGGACCCAGCTGGTGCCCCGGCCAG CTACTGTCAATGCCGCGGTTGTCCCCAGCGCCCCCATCTTCAGCCCCACCATAGGTGGGAGCAGCAACAGCTCCTTGAGCCTGGATTCTGGAGGGGCTGAGCCCATGCCAG GCGAGAAGAGGAAGCTCCCAGAGAACCTGACCCTGGAGGATGCCAAGCGGCTCCGAGTGATGGGCGACATCCCCATGGAGCTAGTCAACGAGGTCATGCTCACCATCACTGACCCCGCTGCCATGCTGGGGCCTGAG ACAAGCCTGCTGTCGGCCAACGCAGCCCGGGATGAGACCGCCCGCCTGGAGGAGCGCCGCGGCATCATCGAGTTCCACGTCATCGGCAACTCACTCACACCCAAGGCCAACCGGCGGGTGTTGCTTTGGCTCGTGGGGCTACAGAATGTCTTCTCCCACCAGCTGCCACGCATGCCCAAGGAGTATATCGCCCGCCTTGTCTTTGACCC GAAGCACAAGACTCTGGCTTTGATCAAGGATGGGCGGGTCATTGGTGGGATCTGCTTCCGCATGTTTCCCACCCAGGGCTTCACGGAGATTGTCTTCTGTGCTGTCACCTCAAACGAGCAGGTCAAG ggcTATGGGACTCACCTGATGAACCACCTGAAGGAGTATCACATCAAACACAACATCCTCTACTTCCTCACTTACGCTGATGAGTACGCCATTGGCTACTTCAAAAAACAG GGCTTCTCCAAGGACATCAAGGTGCCCAAGAGCCGCTACCTGGGCTACATTAAGGACTATGAGGGCGCGACACTGATGGAGTGTGAGCTGAATCCTCGGATCCCCTACACAGAGCTGTCCCACATCATTAAGAAGCAGAAGGAG atCATCAAGAAGCTGATTGAGCGCAAACAGGCCCAGATCCGAAAGGTCTACCCTGGGCTCAGCTGCTTCAAGGAGGGTGTGAGGCAGATCCCTGTGGAGAGCGTCCCCGGCATCC GAGAGACGGGCTGGAAGCCGCTGGGGAAGGACAAGGG GAAGGAGCTGAAGGACCCGGACCAGCTCTACACGACCCTCAAAAACCTGCTGGCCCAGATCAAG TCCCACCCCAGTGCCTGGCCCTTCATGGAGCCAGTGAAGAAGTCGGAGGCCCCAGACTACTACGAGGTCATCCGCTTCCCCATCG ACCTGAAGACCATGACCGAGAGGCTGCGCAGCCGCTACTATGTGACCCGGAAGCTCTTTGTGGCCGACCTGCAGCGGGTCATTGCCAACTGCCGCGAGTACAACCCCCCAGACAGCGAGTACTGCCGCTGCGCCAGCGCCCTGGAGAAATTCTTCTACTTTAAGCTCAAGGAGGGCGGGCTCATTGACAAGTAG